CCCCCCATGGCGTCGGCGCTCCATCACGACGGCCGGCGTCTCTACGAGATATTTCGTGAGGGGGGCACGGTCGAGGTGCCGCCTCGTCCGGTGCGCGTCGATGCGATCACCCTGGTCTCGATGCGTGCTCCACGGGTCGTGTTCGACGTGTCGTGCGGAGCCGGCACCTACATCCGTTCCCTGGCCCGGGATCTGGGCGAGATCCTCGGCTGCGGCGCCCATCTGAGCGCGCTCTCTCGCTTGCGGCGCGGCCCCTTCAGCCTGGACGATGCGGCCAGCTTCGAGCAGCTCGAGGCGGATGGTCTCACGCCCTGGCTCCTCGAGCCGCATCGGGTTCTCGACGGGCTTCCGTGGGTCTCTGTCTCCGAGGGAGACGCGGGAAGCCTGAGGCAAGGGAAGAGGATCGCCTTTGGAGGGGACGAAGCCATGCTCGTCACGTCTCCCGTCGAGGCGGGGGCTCCCGCGGAAGCGGGGAGCGCCGACGTCACATCAGATGAAGGCAGGGTGGTCGCCGTGTCAGCCCTCCGCGGTGAGCTGGTTGCCGTTGCCCGCCTGGTGGCCGGCGTGCTCTCCCCCATCAAGGTCTTCGGCGCGCAGGGGGGCGGCTCGTCGTGAGCCTGGTCTTCAGCGGTCTGGCTCCCCATCCTCCGCTGCTCGTGCCCGCAATCGGCCTCGACAACCTCGCGCGGGTAGAGGCCTCGCGGCAGGCCCTCTGCGCGCTGTCAGACCGTGTTGTGGCCTCGGCTCCAGATACCGTGGTGATCGTGACGCCCCACGGTCCCGTGCGCCACGATGCGCTCGGTCTGCTCGCGCCCCATGCCATTCGCGC
This window of the Pseudomonadota bacterium genome carries:
- the truB gene encoding tRNA pseudouridine(55) synthase TruB, translated to MLLRACTRIKRESRQGCKSREGPTAIGWPSRVSDHGLPWGGPGQKKPYTIDRGLQVMQPVDYCHFLCVRKPIGITSFAAVSRVRRLAGTRRVGHLGTLDPMAEGVLPIALGRATRLIEYVSGDKRYLAEATLGVITDTLDAQGEVLERRDSSHIDEAMVSAALGELAVRTTQIPPMASALHHDGRRLYEIFREGGTVEVPPRPVRVDAITLVSMRAPRVVFDVSCGAGTYIRSLARDLGEILGCGAHLSALSRLRRGPFSLDDAASFEQLEADGLTPWLLEPHRVLDGLPWVSVSEGDAGSLRQGKRIAFGGDEAMLVTSPVEAGAPAEAGSADVTSDEGRVVAVSALRGELVAVARLVAGVLSPIKVFGAQGGGSS